One window from the genome of Streptomyces sp. WZ-12 encodes:
- a CDS encoding carbohydrate ABC transporter permease — MRHGKYRFIVGFLALPLLLYGIFVISPFVQAFQISTTEWSGLRGTAKSVGLTNYTKLLHSDEFWNALKHNVVMLVLVPIVTLALGLFFAFMLNVGGRSRRGAVITGVRGARFYKFVYFFPQVISITIISVIWFNIYNPDPHDGMLNSLLGTVGLGSFQSAWLGEGSLALACIMVVMVWANVGFYVVLFSAAMASIPREIYEAALLDGASRFHTFFRITLPLLWDTVQTGWVYMGIIAMDAFALVQIMSVNMGGPDGATDVVPLRLYLTAFRDSQFGYAAAMGVAMLVVTLLFAALTMRFARRERIEF, encoded by the coding sequence ATGCGACACGGCAAGTACCGATTCATCGTGGGGTTCCTGGCCCTGCCCCTACTGCTCTACGGCATCTTCGTGATCTCGCCGTTCGTCCAGGCATTCCAGATTTCCACCACGGAATGGAGCGGACTGCGCGGCACCGCCAAGAGTGTCGGGCTGACCAACTACACCAAACTGCTGCACAGCGACGAATTCTGGAACGCGCTCAAACACAACGTCGTCATGTTGGTGCTGGTGCCCATCGTGACGCTGGCACTGGGGCTGTTCTTCGCGTTCATGCTGAACGTCGGCGGCCGGTCCCGGCGCGGCGCGGTCATCACCGGCGTCCGCGGCGCGCGGTTCTACAAATTCGTCTACTTCTTCCCGCAGGTCATCTCGATCACCATCATCTCGGTGATCTGGTTCAACATCTACAATCCCGATCCGCACGACGGCATGCTCAACTCACTGCTGGGAACGGTGGGTTTGGGCTCTTTCCAGAGTGCCTGGCTGGGGGAGGGGAGCCTGGCCCTGGCCTGCATCATGGTCGTGATGGTCTGGGCGAACGTCGGCTTCTACGTCGTGCTGTTCTCCGCGGCCATGGCGTCCATTCCCCGGGAGATCTACGAGGCCGCGCTGTTGGACGGCGCCAGCCGCTTCCACACCTTCTTCCGGATCACCCTCCCGCTGCTGTGGGACACCGTGCAGACCGGCTGGGTCTACATGGGCATCATCGCGATGGACGCGTTCGCGCTGGTGCAGATCATGTCCGTCAACATGGGCGGCCCGGACGGCGCGACCGACGTCGTTCCGCTCCGCCTCTACCTGACCGCCTTCCGCGACAGTCAGTTCGGCTACGCGGCGGCGATGGGCGTCGCCATGCTCGTCGTCACGCTGCTGTTCGCCGCCCTCACGATGCGCTTCGCGCGCCGTGAGCGGATCGAGTTCTAG
- a CDS encoding carbohydrate ABC transporter permease yields MTTSTTPARARRTAEGGTLNVFSHGILVVWALMVGLPLLWVLWSSFKSSGDILTTPWSLPGKLHFENWVNAWQKANIGRMFLNTLIVVGGSLIGTMVLGSMAGYVLARFDFPGNRLIYYLFVAGMSFPVFMLVIPLFFVLRDFPGVPLLATYQGLIAVYIAYSLPFTVFFMTAFFRTLPTSIAEAAMIDGASHVRTFFQVMLPMAKPGLISVGIFNFLGQWNQYLLPMVLNQDESKYVLTQGLANLALQQGYQGDWGGLMAGMMIAMLPVLLVYVIFQRQVQAGLTAGALK; encoded by the coding sequence ATGACGACTTCAACCACGCCGGCGCGGGCGCGCCGGACCGCCGAGGGCGGCACGCTCAACGTCTTCTCGCACGGCATCCTCGTGGTGTGGGCGCTGATGGTGGGCCTGCCACTGCTGTGGGTGCTGTGGAGCTCCTTCAAGAGCAGCGGTGACATCCTCACCACCCCCTGGTCGCTGCCGGGCAAGCTGCACTTCGAGAACTGGGTCAACGCCTGGCAGAAGGCGAACATCGGCCGGATGTTCCTCAACACCCTGATCGTGGTGGGCGGTTCGCTCATCGGCACGATGGTGCTGGGGTCCATGGCCGGCTACGTCCTGGCCCGCTTCGACTTCCCCGGCAACCGCCTCATCTACTACCTCTTCGTCGCCGGCATGTCCTTCCCGGTCTTCATGCTGGTGATCCCGCTCTTCTTCGTGCTGCGGGACTTCCCCGGCGTCCCGCTGCTGGCGACGTACCAGGGCCTGATCGCCGTCTACATCGCCTACTCGCTGCCGTTCACGGTCTTCTTCATGACGGCCTTCTTCCGCACCCTGCCGACGTCCATCGCGGAGGCGGCGATGATCGACGGCGCCTCGCACGTGCGGACGTTCTTCCAGGTCATGCTGCCGATGGCCAAGCCGGGCCTGATCAGCGTGGGGATCTTCAACTTCCTGGGGCAGTGGAACCAGTACCTGCTGCCGATGGTCCTCAACCAGGACGAGAGCAAGTACGTGCTCACCCAGGGCCTGGCCAACCTCGCGCTCCAGCAGGGCTACCAGGGCGACTGGGGCGGGCTGATGGCCGGCATGATGATCGCGATGCTGCCGGTGCTGCTCGTCTACGTCATCTTCCAGCGGCAGGTGCAGGCCGGGCTGACGGCCGGCGCGCTGAAGTAG
- the ngcE gene encoding N-acetylglucosamine/diacetylchitobiose ABC transporter substrate-binding protein: MGSTFEVNRRDLVKRAAALGILAVPAMGALSSCATGGGGGSDEGTKNKGATSASNPLGVKNGVPLEAFIFKGGLGDQYAKDAEADYHKTYGTTVKHTGTQQIGPKLQPRFAGGNPPDVIDNSGADHLDMNKLSAQGQLQDLTALLDAPSVDDPKKKVRDTLYPSTIEKGKHKDTFDVFYYAFTVYGTWYSNKLLKDRGWQYPTSFDEMISLCAEIKKAGIAPWTYPGHYPYYVHFNMFAQIAKIGGLDKWIAIDNLEPRAWTSNDAVKQVIGHYEELAAKGYFLAGSQGMTHIQSQTAWTRGKAAFIPNGSWVENEAAPTTPADFDMAVGPLFNGGSGDKMPHGTLRAEPSEPFIVAKGGKNPVGGMELLRIMLSKKHAQNFATKVKSLTSVRDATDGMRLSPGLASAARAVKAGGQNLLMIQLQEWYPQLTDEKLGGITSQLLTGDLKAADWIKKAQSYADAIAKDDSVTKFHRSA; the protein is encoded by the coding sequence ATGGGCTCCACCTTTGAAGTCAACCGTCGCGATCTGGTCAAGAGAGCCGCCGCCCTGGGAATTCTCGCGGTACCGGCCATGGGCGCCCTCTCGTCCTGCGCCACCGGAGGCGGCGGCGGTTCCGACGAGGGCACCAAGAACAAGGGCGCCACCTCCGCCAGCAATCCGCTCGGCGTGAAGAACGGCGTACCGCTGGAGGCGTTCATCTTCAAGGGCGGGCTGGGCGATCAGTACGCCAAGGACGCCGAGGCGGACTACCACAAGACCTATGGCACCACGGTCAAGCACACCGGCACCCAACAGATCGGCCCCAAACTCCAGCCGCGCTTCGCCGGCGGCAATCCGCCCGACGTGATCGACAACTCCGGCGCCGACCACCTCGACATGAACAAGCTGTCCGCACAAGGGCAGTTGCAGGACCTCACGGCGCTGCTCGACGCCCCGTCAGTGGACGACCCGAAGAAGAAGGTCCGGGACACGCTTTACCCCAGCACCATCGAAAAGGGCAAGCACAAGGACACCTTCGACGTCTTCTACTACGCCTTCACGGTGTACGGCACCTGGTATTCCAACAAGCTGCTGAAGGACCGGGGTTGGCAGTACCCCACCTCCTTCGACGAGATGATCAGCCTCTGCGCCGAGATCAAGAAGGCCGGGATCGCGCCCTGGACGTATCCGGGGCACTACCCCTACTACGTCCACTTCAACATGTTCGCCCAGATCGCCAAGATCGGCGGACTGGACAAGTGGATCGCCATCGACAACCTCGAACCCCGCGCCTGGACCTCCAACGACGCGGTCAAGCAGGTCATCGGGCACTACGAGGAACTGGCCGCCAAGGGCTACTTCCTGGCCGGTAGTCAGGGCATGACGCACATCCAGTCGCAGACCGCCTGGACCCGCGGCAAGGCCGCCTTCATCCCCAACGGCTCCTGGGTGGAGAACGAGGCCGCGCCCACCACCCCGGCCGACTTCGACATGGCCGTCGGCCCGCTCTTCAACGGCGGCAGCGGCGACAAGATGCCGCACGGCACGCTGCGCGCCGAGCCCAGCGAGCCGTTCATCGTCGCCAAGGGCGGCAAGAATCCCGTCGGCGGCATGGAACTGCTGCGCATCATGCTGTCCAAGAAGCACGCACAGAATTTCGCCACCAAGGTCAAGTCGCTCACCTCCGTCCGCGACGCGACCGACGGAATGCGGCTCTCGCCGGGCCTCGCCTCCGCCGCCAGGGCGGTCAAGGCGGGTGGGCAGAACCTGCTGATGATCCAGCTCCAGGAGTGGTACCCGCAGCTCACCGACGAAAAGCTCGGCGGTATCACCAGCCAGTTGCTCACCGGCGACCTCAAGGCCGCGGACTGGATCAAGAAGGCGCAGTCGTACGCGGACGCCATCGCCAAGGACGATTCCGTCACCAAGTTCCACCGCTCCGCCTGA